Proteins from a single region of Drosophila biarmipes strain raj3 chromosome 3R, RU_DBia_V1.1, whole genome shotgun sequence:
- the LOC108023968 gene encoding importin-13 encodes MEPIDIVRLEEAVVSFYRSNSQNQAITHEWLTDAEASPQAWQFSWQLMQLGKSQEVQFFGAITLHSKLMKHWHEVPPENREELKQKILESIVRFAGGPKIVLNRLCISLGAYIVHMLGEWPGAIEEVINTFQNQRMPNVSADVQLWIMLEVLQAIPEEAQVIHTSVKRATLRAEIGKRVPLVLQTAERYLKLQMNRVWDAETYSNMNRAVKCVGTWIKNIGYSIEGCVTITAVLLEVVHKCYWPCIHAGDGCMTADENELAESCLKTLVNIIIQPDCHNYPKTAFVLIKMFLDSLAEITKTEWKRENDNEDIIVHIYMLFVSSVERHSTLLLSGITSSDPELSVLVHRIVQEILHCTDKPGIYPVEESCSTMALAFWYMLQDEVFAMQNDEQKHKCWEYIKPLYAHLTRILVRKSEQPDEKSLAKWNSDDLECFRCYRQDISDTFMYCYDVLNDYILEILAAMLDEAIADLQRHPTHWTKLEACIYSFQSVAEHFGGEESRQIPRLMRVLAEIPYEKLNVKLLGTALETIGSYCNWLKENPAYIPPAINLLVRGLNSSMSAQATLGLKELCRDCQLQLKPYADPLLNACHASLNTGRMKNSDSVRLMFSIGKLMSLLQPEEIPKYLDIIVSPCFEELQAICQAESKTPAARIRTIFRLNMISTLFSSLNTDVDDETKPQPIVQPVLLVMQRTMPIFKRIAEMWVEEIDVLEAACSAMKHAIMNLRSSFQPMLQDLCLFIVASFQTRCCAPTLEISKTAIVMFFKDEGCKPLMQQLLREFIQHSFKLFESTPEQNFSNISDTMETFFGCLSQIVKKIPQVLEDKTLAYDRLVFYAQRGMTLPESGAIRNSIQFLAHFVMQSRNHPHVTEVVLATGEQTLYTAMMCVGYLTPRSQVDKFADILLAMNKKYPAEMAVWMKTLMATPNFPTQLITDADKSRYTALIVKEKVNKRLLQQHLSEMAIKTRGLTEKFQ; translated from the exons ATGGAGCCCATCGACATCGTCCGTCtggaggaggcggtggtctcTTTTTATCGCTCCAACTCGCAAAACCAGGCCATCACCCACGAGTGGCTGACCGATGCGGAGGCCAGCCCGCAGGCATGGCAGTTTTCCTGGCAGCTAATGCAGCTCGGCAAG AGCCAGGAGGTGCAGTTCTTCGGCGCCATCACACTGCACTCCAAGCTGATGAAGCACTGGCACGAGGTGCCGCCCGAGAATCGCGAGGAGCTCAAGCAGAAGATCCTCGAGTCCATCGTTCGCTTCGCCGGCGGACCGAAGATCGTGCTCAACCGCCTGTGCATCTCGCTGGGCGCCTACATAGTCCACATGCTGGGCGAATGGCCGGGAGCCATCGAGGAGGTGATCAACACGTTCCAAAACCAACGGATGCCAAATGTCAGTGCTGATGTGCAACTATGGATCATGCTAGAGGTGCTACAGGCCATACCCGAGGAGGCCCAGGTCATCCACACATCCGTCAAGCGGGCCACGCTGCGCGCCGAGATCGGCAAGCGAGTGCCACTCGTTCTACAGACCGCCGAGAGGTATTTGAAGCTCCAGATGAACCGTGTTTGGGACGCAGAGACGTACAGCAACATGAACCGGGCTGTAAAGTGCGTAGGAACCTGGATTAA GAACATCGGCTATTCCATTGAGGGCTGCGTCACTATCACAGCCGTGTTGCTCGAGGTGGTCCACAAGTGCTACTGGCCTTGCATACATGCGGGCGACGGTTGCATGACTGCCGATGAGAACGAGCTGGCCGAGTCTTGTCTGAAGACGCTGGTCAACATCATCATCCAGCCAGATTGCCACAATTACCCGAAGACTGCGTTCGTTCTCATCAAAATGTTTCTGGACTCGTTAgctgaaataacaaaaactgAATGGAAGAGGGAGAACGACAACGAGGACATCATCGTCCACATCTACATGCTATTCGTGTCCTCCGTGGAGAGGCACTCCACGCTGCTGCTTAGCGGCATCACGTCATCGGATCCCGAACTATCTGTGCTCGTTCATCGCATAGTGCAGGAGATTCTGCACTGCACCGACAAGCCGGGCATCTACCCGGTGGAAGAGTCTTGCAGCACCATGGCCCTGGCCTTCTGGTACATGCTGCAGGATGAGGTGTTCGCCATGCAGAACGACGAGCAGAAGCACAAGTGTTGGGAATACATAAAACCGCTGTACGCCCACCTTACCAGAATTCTGGTGAGGAAATCGGAACAGCCGGACGAGAAGTCTCTCGCCAAGTGGAACTCTGATGATTTGGAGTGCTTCAGATGCTACAGGCAGGACATATCAGACACCTTT ATGTACTGCTACGACGTTTTAAATGACTACATACTAGAGATCCTAGCAGCCATGCTAGACGAGGCCATTGCCGACCTTCAGAGACACCCGACTCACTGGACAAAGCTGGAGGCCTGCATCTATTCCTTCCAGTCGGTGGCCGAGCACTTTGGCGGCGAGGAGTCGCGTCAGATACCGAGACTTATGAGAGTTCTGGCCGAGATCCCGTACGAGAAGCTCAACGTGAAGCTACTGGGCACTGCTCTGGAGACCATTGGCTCTTATTGCAATTGGCTGAAGGAGAATCCCGCCTACATACCGCCAGCCATCAACCTGTTGGTGCGCGGCCTGAACTCGTCAATGTCCGCCCAGGCTACGCTTGGCCTGAAGGAGTTGTGCCGCGACTGTCAGCTACAGCTTAAACCGTACGCTGATCCGCTCTTGAATGCCTGCCATGCCTCCCTCAACACGGGACGCATGAAGAACTCGGATTCGGTGCGGCTCATGTTCAGCATCGGCAAGCTAATGAGCTTATTGCAGCCGGAGGAGATACCCAAGTATTTGGACATCATTGTGAGTCCATGCTTCGAGGAGTTGCAGGCCATTTGCCAAGCAGAGTCG AAAACTCCTGCTGCTCGGATTCGAACCATCTTCCGGCTGAACATGATCTCTACTCTGTTCTCGTCGTTGAACACGGATGTGGACGATGAAACCAAGCCCCAACCGATCGTCCAACCCGTTCTCCTTGTCATGCAGCGCACGATGCCCATTTTTAAGCGCATCGCCGAGATGTGGGTAGAGGAAATCGATGTGCTCGAGGCCGCCTGCAGTGCCATGAAGCATGCAATAATGAACTTGAGGAGCAGCTTCCAGCCTATGCTCCAGGATCTTTGCTTGTTCATTGTGGCCAGTTTCCAGACTCGATGCTGCGCACCCACCTTAGAGATATCCAAAACG GCCATAGTCATGTTCTTCAAGGACGAGGGCTGCAAGCCGCTGATGCAGCAGCTTCTGAGGGAGTTTATTCAGCACAGCTTCAAGCTGTTTGAGAGCACTCCCGAGCAAAACTTCTCGAACATCTCCGACACGATGGAGACCTTCTTTGGCTGTCTCTCGCAGATAGTCAAGAAAATCCCCCAAGTGCTGGAGGACAAGACGCTGGCTTACGACAGACTGGTATTCTACGCCCAGCGGGGTATGACCTTGCCGGAGAGCGGAGCCATCCGCAACAGCATTCAGTTTCTTGCCCACTTCGTCATGCAATCTCGCAACCATCCCCACGTCACCGAGGTGGTTCTCGCCACGGGCGAGCAGACCCTATACACGGCGATGATGTGCGTGGGTTATCTCACGCCGAGGTCGCAGGTGGACAAATTTGCTGATATTCTCCTGGCCATGAACAAGAAGTACCCAGCTGAGATGGCCGTTTGGATGAAAACGCTGATGGCTACTCCAAACTTTCCCACACAGCTTATAACGGACGCGGACAAGTCGCGGTACACGGCTCTAATTGTGAA GGAAAAGGTGAACAAACGGTTGCTGCAGCAGCATCTGTCTGAGATGGCTATAAAAACACGAGGACTCACTGAAAAGTTTCAGTAA
- the LOC108023976 gene encoding uncharacterized protein LOC108023976: MLLVQVFTSSANNQNIKPTLFEISEYAKILELKQKLEPITAIPLYQIKIFTSDKSVTDKEVISDILREMSLKDPRADAAFNVFDNKTFVGFVRFHRQVLQNGKAVDSLYYVTPDSRSSSSSAVSGLPKKRALELENPAAGDSTMPVFSQTDRLGTDEGDGFKCESSSSMEEEQPSCSTGMAAPQCIDRTKDCCQQQNCGKPDNRPPYARTMPENRRYGLVVSNLDSCEEVDSEALMSHIFELFESCSIKALHFSDCISMAKFCSNLLIVCVDDETAEWVVNAVDTLCPPHSCMPFIKFFDLMRCTFVLPLVRPGEPLCSIFSLMEKQNPDLVTDKWSVVNRTPLDPCDDNGDLVTDLCPNELIELFIDEDSKDLITQQCSKIVYFCWHLKVNFEC, encoded by the exons ATGCTACTCGTACAAGTTTTTACAAGTTCAGCAAATAACCAGAATATT AAACCCACACTTTTTGAAATTTCTGAATATGCCAAAATATTGGAACTTAAACAAAAACTGGAACCAATAACAGCCATACCCCTCTACCAGATTAAAATCTTTACATCCGATAAGAGCGTTACAGACAAGGAGGTGATCTCAGACATTTTGCGTGAGATGTCGTTGAAGGATCCGAGAGCAGATGCGGCATTCAATGTGTTTGACAACAAGACTTTCGTAGGTTTCGTGCGGTTCCATCGCCAGGTGCTCCAGAATGGCAAAGCTGTGGATTCGCTGTACTACGTGACTCCGGATTCGCgctcctccagcagcagcgccgTCTCTGGGTTGCCCAAAAAGAGGGCTTTAGAGCTAGAAAACCCAGCTGCCGGTGACAG CACAATGCCTGTGTTTTCGCAAACGGATCGACTTGGGACCGATGAAGGCGATGGCTTCAAATGCGAATCGTCCTCCAGCATGGAGGAGGAGCAACCCTCGTGCAGCACGGGCATGGCCGCCCCGCAGTGCATCGACAGGACCAAGGACTGTTGCCAGCAGCAGAACTGCGGCAAGCCAGACAACCGTCCACCCTACGCGCGGACCATGCCCGAGAACCGCCGCTACGGCTTGGTCGTCAGCAATCTCGACTCCTGCGAGGAAGTCGATTCGGAGGCCTTGATGTCCCATATTTTCGAACTATTCGAATCGTGCAGCATAAAAGCCCTTCACTTTAGTGATTGCATTTCGATGGCGAAGTTCTGCTCGAACCTGCTGATCGTTTGTGTGGACGACGAGACTGCAGAATGGGTTGTAAACGCGGTGGACACCTTGTGTCCGCCCCACTCGTGCATGCCGTTTATTAAGTTCTTTGACCTCATGCGCTGCACCTTTGTACTGCCCCTAGTCCGTCCCGGGGAGCCACTTTGCAGCATTTTCTCGCTAATGGAGAAGCAAAATCCCGATTTGGTCACGGACAAATGGAGCGTAGTGAACCGCACACCTCTCGACCCCTGTGATGATAATGGAGATCTCGTTACCGACCTGTGTCCCAACGAGTTGATCGAGCTTTTTATTGACGAGGACAGCAAAGACCTGATCACCCAGCAGTGCTCGAAGATTGTCTACTTCTGCTGGCACCTGAAGGTCAACTTCGAGTGCTAG
- the LOC108023904 gene encoding actin-related protein 5, with amino-acid sequence MVGKRILVIDNGSYECRVGWSDSKEPELRFRNVLTKPRKDRKKEASQQVSAEGSSAAAAVEAPAEIQVGNDITNIEAVRAHLKSPFERNVITNWNHQEQIFDYIFTKMGFEGQDRIDHPIVLTEALANPNFCRQQMSELLFECYGVPAVSYGIDALYSWEHHQQKQKKIADALIISFGYSTTHVIPVLNGKLQLEHVRRLNVGGYHIITYLFRLMQMKYPVHLNAITISRMEKLVHEHCHIAVDYKEELVKWAQMDYYDEHIMKIQLPYNAVTANNALLTAEQKQEKRRELAHRLLEIKNRREREKLREDEQQLFVYNKLRQLYEQKKLDKFERALQQQQIGTLEDLDTLIATINSRVKRAQERAQSAPRPSKQQEKLDKMPKPPEGVSQADWLADLHRKREQLLNRKQARQQQRSEQAKRHTHAAQERMRIISSLAKSEKRRKANGEEEDDGFGMNDNDWDVYKRINRYNDDSDSDADNEQLLEFEKILNHYDANFDDGNSNAQTQSAAENYQLHFGVEDIRVPEILFQPSMIGCSEAGLAELIAFVLKLFPAEEQQRLVDHVYLTGGCAQFRGLKERLTKELLEMRPFQSTFAIYESDEPTLSAWLGACVLSRESGFGKTLTTRQDHQEHGSEFFREHRASNLFYPTPKD; translated from the exons ATGGTGGGCAAACGCATTCTGGTGATCGACAATGGGTCCTACGAGTGCCGCGTGGGCTGGAGCGACTCCAAGGAGCCGGAGCTGCGCTTCCGCAACGTGCTGACCAAGCCGCGCAAGGATCGCAAGAAGGAGGCAAGTCAGCAGGTCTCCGCCGAAGGTTCTTCCGCGGCGGCGGCTGTGGAGGCACCGGCCGAAATCCAGGTGGGCAACGACATTACCAACATCGAGGCGGTGCGTGCCCATCTGAAGAGCCCCTTCGAGCGGAACGTGATAACCAACTGGAACCATCAGGAGCAGATCTTTGACTACATCTTCACCAAGATGGGCTTCGAGGGGCAGGACAGGATAGATCACCCGATCGTGCTCACCGAGGCGCTGGCCAATCCCAACTTTTGCCGCCAGCAGATGAGCGAGCTGCTCTTCGAGTGCTACGGGGTGCCGGCTGTATCCTACGGCATCGATGCTCTCTACAGCTGGGAGCACCATCAGCAGAAGCAGAAAAAG ATAGCGGATGCCCTCATTATCTCCTTTGGCTACAGCACCACCCATGTGATTCCCGTGCTCAATGGCAAACTGCAGCTGGAGCATGTGCGTCGCCTCAATGTGGGCGGCTATCACATCATCACCTACCTCTTCCGGCTCATGCAAATGAAGTATCCCGTGCATCTGAATGCCATCACCATCAGTCGAATGGAGAAACTGGTCCACGAGCACTGCCACATTGCCGTGGATTACAAGGAAGAGCTGGTCAAGTGGGCCCAGATGGACTACTACGACGAGCACATCATGAAGATTCAACTGCCCTACAATGCGGTGACTGCCAACAATGCCCTGCTCACCGCCGAGCAGAAGCAGGAGAAGCGACGCGAGCTGGCCCATCGCCTGCTGGAGATCAAGAATCGTCGCGAGCGGGAGAAACTGCGCGAGGATGAGCAGCAATTGTTTGTCTACAACAAGCTGAGGCAATTGTACGAGCAGAAGAAGCTGGACAAGTTTGAGCGGgctctgcagcagcagcagatcgGTACGTTGGAGGACTTGGACACCCTTATCGCCACCATAAACTCGCGCGTTAAGCGTGCCCAGGAGAGGGCTCAGAGTGCCCCGCGTCCCAGCAAGCAGCAGGAGAAGCTGGACAAGATGCCCAAGCCCCCAGAGGGCGTGTCCCAGGCGGATTGGTTGGCCGATTTGCACAGGAAGAGGGAGCAGCTACTCAATCGCAAGCAAgcccgccagcagcagcgttcCGAGCAGGCCAAGAGGCATACGCACGCCGCTCAGGAACGAATGCGCATTATCTCGTCGCTGGCCAAGAGCGAGAAGCGCCGCAAGGCCAATGGTGAGGAGGAGGACGATGGTTTTGGAATGAACGACAATGACTGGGACGTATACAAGCGAATCAATCGTTACAATGATGACAGCGACTCGGATGCGGACAACGAGCAGTTGCTGGAGTTCGAGAAGATCCTAAATCACTATGACGCCAACTTTGACGATGGCAACTCCAATGCCCAGACCCAAAGTGCCGCCGAGAACTACCAGTTGCACTTTGGAGTGGAGGACATACGCGTGCCGGAGATCCTGTTCCAGCCCAGCATGATTGGCTGCTCAGAGGCAGGTCTGGCGGAACTGATAGCGTTCGTGCTGAAGCTCTTTCCCgccgaggagcagcagcgtCTGGTGGATCACGTCTATCTGACCGGTGGATGTGCCCAGTTTAGGGGTCTCAAGGAGCGACTGACCAAGGAACTGCTGGAAATGCGTCCGTTCCAGTCCACGTTCGCCATCTACGAATCGGATGAGCCCACTCTGAGTGCTTGGCTAGGAGCTTGTGTGCTTTCAAGGGAGTCCGGTTTTGGCAAGACGTTGACCACGCGCCAGGACCACCAAGAACATGGCAGCGAGTTCTTCCGGGAGCACAGGGCCAGTAATCTCTTTTATCCTACACCAAAAGattaa